From a region of the Pseudanabaena sp. ABRG5-3 genome:
- a CDS encoding Piwi domain-containing protein has product MTTFIEVFPINLSTLPTLYAYKLIIGNNDISTIGWKFAYRLRAELGGHWVWSENKIVGDKLVSDLEIKNIVEVLWQEQPEVYRNLQGLKQDTDFAITPQSQADFVAFGLFSDIQREIKLKLSQKNHDLGRAKIERTYGVKAWVVNDHPSISISVQSNLIYKEDFKTYAAKVADPNQLLGIMVEDKGSSLKDEIAAITGRLIDHRTRLLSLTKKEESKALINNAPDDELVVSVGKSRYDYISSALKIVLRLADCQRFNVDSQKALNILKIEPKLRSEIVSSIAEIAKQRNFIQNAYTSQKDSDLFLNSDSLNFSSNLCFGNSKIGKHDEMINSLKQNGVYRRSSKFSENQPIYIGIIRGSNTESLEKFRPALQEELKKFKFNSEYVGLQNIQEDSRVKIEEAINILMQKEKQPNIILAFFNDNSEEEGSAYDKFKSITIGRCIPSQYIEKSTTTNTFALGNIALGILGKTGNTPFALAEPLPYADLVIGLDVARQKKKNLSGSLNATAIARIYFSNGDLLRYRIHDAPLEGETIPENVLQSLFPIDEFQGKRVVIHRDGLFRGKEKQVLKSWAKQISAEFYLVEVIKDAVPRIYSFTNGEVKQPAKGDVFKLSDTQAFLVSSLPPFKNSTPQPLQIRTEAPFTIEQAVHSVLSLTLLHYGSLRGTRSPVSIHFSDKIGGLVLKGIKPKDLEGTIPYWL; this is encoded by the coding sequence ATGACAACATTTATAGAAGTTTTTCCTATTAACCTTTCTACATTGCCAACACTTTATGCTTACAAGTTGATAATAGGGAACAACGATATATCCACTATTGGCTGGAAATTTGCATATAGATTAAGGGCTGAATTGGGGGGGCATTGGGTATGGAGTGAAAACAAAATTGTTGGAGATAAGTTAGTATCCGATCTCGAAATTAAAAATATTGTAGAAGTCCTTTGGCAAGAGCAGCCCGAAGTTTATAGGAATTTGCAAGGATTGAAGCAAGATACAGATTTTGCAATCACACCTCAATCCCAAGCAGATTTTGTGGCTTTTGGTTTGTTCTCAGATATTCAAAGAGAAATCAAGTTGAAGCTATCTCAGAAGAATCACGATCTTGGCAGAGCTAAAATAGAGAGAACTTATGGTGTAAAAGCTTGGGTAGTCAATGACCATCCATCGATCTCTATTTCGGTTCAATCAAATTTAATCTACAAAGAAGATTTCAAGACCTATGCGGCAAAAGTTGCCGACCCTAATCAGCTATTAGGAATAATGGTTGAAGATAAGGGATCTAGCTTAAAAGATGAAATTGCCGCCATAACAGGTCGGCTGATTGATCACAGAACGAGGCTTTTGAGCTTAACAAAAAAAGAAGAATCAAAAGCTTTGATTAATAATGCACCTGATGATGAATTAGTTGTTTCTGTCGGGAAATCTCGTTACGACTACATTTCGAGTGCATTAAAGATTGTTCTTCGATTAGCAGACTGTCAACGCTTTAATGTAGATTCTCAGAAAGCATTAAATATTTTAAAAATAGAACCCAAGTTGCGTTCTGAAATAGTAAGCTCTATTGCTGAAATTGCTAAGCAACGAAATTTTATTCAAAATGCATACACCTCTCAAAAAGATTCGGATTTGTTCTTGAATTCAGACAGTTTAAATTTTAGCTCAAATCTCTGTTTTGGTAATTCCAAGATCGGCAAACATGATGAGATGATAAATAGCTTAAAACAAAATGGGGTTTATAGAAGATCAAGCAAATTTTCTGAAAACCAGCCAATTTATATTGGTATTATTAGAGGCTCCAATACAGAGAGCTTAGAAAAATTTCGCCCAGCATTACAAGAAGAATTGAAAAAATTTAAATTTAATTCTGAATATGTAGGTCTACAAAATATTCAAGAAGATTCAAGGGTAAAAATCGAAGAAGCTATTAATATTTTGATGCAGAAAGAAAAACAGCCCAATATCATATTGGCTTTTTTTAATGATAATTCTGAAGAAGAAGGTAGTGCATACGATAAATTTAAATCTATAACTATAGGTCGATGTATACCCAGTCAGTATATTGAAAAATCAACAACTACAAATACTTTTGCGCTGGGTAATATAGCTTTAGGGATTTTAGGAAAAACAGGAAATACTCCTTTTGCTTTAGCTGAACCATTACCTTATGCTGATTTAGTAATTGGTCTTGATGTTGCTCGTCAAAAAAAGAAAAACCTATCAGGAAGTCTTAATGCTACTGCTATAGCTCGTATATACTTTAGCAATGGAGATCTACTAAGATATCGTATCCATGATGCTCCTCTAGAAGGAGAAACCATTCCAGAGAATGTATTACAAAGTTTATTCCCTATAGATGAGTTTCAGGGAAAAAGAGTAGTTATTCATAGAGATGGCTTATTTCGTGGCAAAGAGAAACAGGTTCTAAAATCATGGGCTAAACAAATTAGTGCAGAATTTTATCTGGTTGAAGTAATTAAAGATGCCGTACCGAGAATTTATTCCTTCACTAATGGAGAAGTGAAACAACCAGCTAAAGGTGATGTTTTTAAATTAAGTGATACTCAAGCTTTTTTAGTCTCGTCATTGCCTCCATTTAAAAATTCAACGCCTCAACCTTTGCAAATTCGTACAGAAGCCCCTTTTACAATTGAGCAAGCTGTCCACTCCGTTTTATCGCTCACACTTTTGCACTATGGTTCACTTAGGGGGACGAGATCCCCAGTCAGTATCCACTTTAGTGACAAAATTGGCGGTTTAGTTTTGAAAGGAATTAAACCTAAAGATTTAGAGGGAACCATACCTTATTGGCTATAG